Proteins from a single region of Rhodovibrio salinarum DSM 9154:
- a CDS encoding pyridoxal phosphate-dependent aminotransferase: MVTRAAALDRLGTESAFQVLARANALVAEGRSIINLGIGQPDFRTPDHVVEAACKALRDGHHGYTPAKGIPELRTAVAEDVTARTGAAVDPEHVLVVPGGKVTMFFAITMFGEPSAEIVYPDPGFPIYESLVRYSGARPRPLALRERDGFAVTADALAETITPDTRLVILNTPGNPTGGVIPRAEMDRIAEVLARNPQTAVLADEIYGRLIYDGQEHVSLLSYPDLRDQVILLDGWSKTHAMTGWRLGFGVWPKALVADAERLAVNSHSCVNAAAQHAGLAALTGSQDHVAEMHAAFDARRRALVDRLNQIDGITCPNPGGAFYAFPNITGTGYAAKELETALLEDAGVATVAGTSFGAAGEGYLRLSYANTKENVLAAAARIDAWLNGARD; the protein is encoded by the coding sequence ATGGTCACCCGCGCCGCCGCCCTGGACCGTCTTGGCACTGAAAGCGCCTTTCAGGTCCTGGCGCGCGCCAACGCCCTGGTCGCGGAAGGCCGATCGATCATCAACCTGGGAATCGGGCAACCAGACTTCCGTACGCCCGACCACGTCGTCGAAGCCGCCTGCAAGGCGCTGCGCGACGGGCATCACGGCTACACCCCCGCCAAGGGCATCCCGGAACTGCGCACAGCCGTCGCCGAGGACGTGACGGCGCGCACCGGCGCCGCGGTCGACCCGGAACACGTCCTGGTCGTGCCCGGTGGCAAGGTCACGATGTTCTTCGCGATCACCATGTTCGGCGAGCCGAGCGCGGAGATCGTCTATCCTGACCCCGGTTTCCCGATCTACGAATCGCTGGTGCGCTATTCCGGCGCGCGCCCCCGCCCCTTGGCGCTGCGCGAACGCGACGGCTTCGCGGTCACGGCCGATGCACTGGCCGAGACGATCACCCCCGACACCCGCCTGGTCATCCTGAACACCCCCGGCAACCCCACGGGCGGCGTCATCCCGCGCGCGGAGATGGACCGGATCGCCGAGGTGCTGGCGCGCAACCCGCAAACCGCGGTGCTGGCGGACGAGATCTACGGCCGTTTGATCTATGACGGACAGGAACACGTCAGCCTGCTGTCCTACCCCGACCTGCGGGATCAGGTGATCCTGCTGGACGGCTGGTCGAAGACGCATGCGATGACCGGCTGGCGGCTCGGCTTCGGTGTCTGGCCGAAGGCCCTGGTCGCGGATGCCGAACGGTTGGCGGTCAACAGCCATTCCTGCGTCAACGCCGCCGCGCAGCATGCCGGACTCGCCGCGCTGACGGGTAGCCAAGACCATGTGGCGGAGATGCACGCCGCGTTCGACGCGCGACGGCGCGCGCTGGTCGACCGGCTGAATCAGATCGACGGCATCACCTGCCCCAACCCAGGCGGTGCGTTCTACGCCTTCCCGAACATCACCGGCACCGGCTACGCTGCCAAGGAGCTGGAGACGGCGCTCTTGGAGGACGCCGGCGTCGCCACCGTCGCCGGCACCTCCTTCGGCGCGGCGGGTGAAGGGTATCTACGCCTGTCCTACGCAAACACGAAAGAGAACGTGCTGGCCGCCGCGGCGCGGATCGACGCCTGGCTGAACGGCGCGCGGGACTGA
- a CDS encoding P-II family nitrogen regulator: MKKIEAIIKPFKLDEVKDALHEVGIKGITVTEAKGFGRQKGHTELYRGAEYVVDFLPKVKIEVVLDEDQVERAVEAIQQAAQTGRIGDGKIFVSTVDEAIRIRTGERGGEAV; this comes from the coding sequence ATGAAAAAGATCGAGGCGATCATCAAACCCTTCAAACTCGACGAGGTGAAGGACGCCCTGCACGAGGTCGGGATCAAGGGCATCACGGTAACCGAGGCCAAGGGCTTCGGCCGCCAGAAAGGCCACACCGAACTCTACCGCGGGGCGGAATACGTCGTCGACTTCCTGCCCAAGGTGAAGATCGAGGTTGTGCTCGACGAGGACCAGGTTGAACGGGCCGTGGAGGCGATCCAGCAGGCCGCGCAGACCGGGCGCATCGGCGACGGCAAGATCTTCGTCTCGACCGTGGATGAGGCCATTCGCATCCGCACCGGCGAACGCGGCGGCGAAGCAGTCTAG
- the glnA gene encoding type I glutamate--ammonia ligase, producing the protein MSDAQNVLQMIKDNEVKYVDFRFTDPRGKWMHIAQHVNTVDEDLLDEGIMFDGSSIEGWKVINESDMTLKPDLSTAVMDPFAAQPQLILYCDVLEPSTGQPYERDPRTTAKRAEAYMSQAGVGDTAFFGPEAEFFVFDDVKFGTDMHHCFYKFDSEEGPYMSGAEFEGGNLGHRPRVKGGYFPVPPVDSGTDLRAEMVTVMEEMGINVEKHHHEVAPSQHELGISFNTLVKCADDMQIYKYVVHNVAHAYGKTATFMPKPVFGDNGSGMHCHQSIWKDGKPAFAGDGYAGLSEQALYYIGGIIKHARALNAFTNPTTNSYKRLVPGYEAPVLLAYSSRNRSAACRIPHGNSPKSKRVEVRFPDPTANPYLAFSAMLMAGLDGIRNKIHPGDAMDKNLYDLPPEELKDVPNVAGSLREALTALEADHEFLLQGDVFTKDQIEGYMELKWEEVETFETAPHPIEFHMYYSV; encoded by the coding sequence ATGAGCGACGCGCAGAACGTTCTGCAAATGATCAAAGACAACGAGGTGAAGTACGTCGACTTCCGCTTCACCGACCCGCGGGGCAAGTGGATGCACATCGCCCAGCACGTCAACACGGTCGACGAAGACCTGCTGGACGAAGGCATCATGTTCGACGGCTCGTCGATCGAAGGCTGGAAGGTCATCAACGAGTCCGACATGACCCTGAAGCCGGACCTCTCGACGGCCGTGATGGACCCGTTCGCCGCCCAGCCGCAGCTGATCCTCTACTGCGACGTGCTGGAGCCCTCGACCGGTCAGCCGTACGAGCGTGATCCGCGCACCACGGCCAAGCGCGCCGAGGCCTATATGTCGCAGGCCGGCGTCGGCGACACCGCCTTCTTCGGGCCCGAGGCCGAGTTCTTCGTCTTCGACGACGTGAAGTTCGGCACCGACATGCACCACTGCTTCTACAAGTTCGACAGTGAGGAAGGCCCGTACATGTCGGGCGCCGAGTTCGAGGGCGGTAACCTCGGCCACCGGCCGCGGGTGAAGGGTGGCTACTTCCCGGTTCCCCCGGTCGACAGCGGCACCGACCTGCGCGCCGAGATGGTCACCGTGATGGAGGAGATGGGCATCAACGTCGAGAAGCACCACCACGAGGTGGCGCCCTCGCAGCACGAGCTCGGCATCTCCTTCAACACGCTGGTCAAGTGCGCCGACGACATGCAGATCTACAAGTATGTCGTCCACAACGTCGCGCACGCCTATGGCAAGACCGCGACCTTCATGCCCAAGCCGGTGTTCGGCGACAACGGCTCCGGTATGCACTGCCACCAGTCGATCTGGAAGGACGGCAAGCCGGCCTTCGCGGGCGATGGCTACGCCGGCCTGAGCGAGCAGGCGCTCTACTACATCGGCGGCATCATCAAGCACGCCCGGGCGCTGAACGCCTTCACCAACCCGACCACCAACTCCTACAAGCGTCTGGTGCCGGGCTACGAGGCGCCGGTCCTGCTGGCCTATTCCTCTCGCAACCGTTCGGCCGCTTGCCGTATCCCGCACGGCAACTCGCCGAAGTCCAAGCGCGTGGAGGTTCGCTTCCCGGATCCGACCGCGAACCCGTACCTGGCCTTCTCCGCCATGCTGATGGCCGGCCTGGACGGTATCCGCAACAAGATCCATCCGGGCGACGCGATGGACAAGAACCTGTACGACCTGCCGCCGGAGGAACTGAAGGACGTTCCGAACGTCGCCGGCTCGCTGCGCGAGGCGCTGACGGCGCTCGAGGCCGACCACGAGTTCCTGCTGCAGGGCGACGTGTTCACCAAGGACCAGATCGAGGGCTACATGGAGCTCAAGTGGGAAGAGGTCGAGACCTTCGAGACGGCCCCGCACCCGATCGAGTTCCACATGTACTACAGCGTGTAA
- a CDS encoding FAD-dependent oxidoreductase produces the protein MSEKPRIVVLGGGFAGMFAARNLRRKLGDSAEIELINAENYFVFQPLLPEVAAGQITAPHAATPLRLLLKGVFVRKAIVHGIDFEKREITVFQGVQRRPTVVRYDHLVLALGQSTDLSMITGLSEHAMTLKTLEDGRLLRSHVIEKLEHAEITQLPEVKRQTLTFTVIGAGFSGIETVGEMAEFIDRSLKYYKNVDRSEIRIVVIEMADRALAELPTTLGTYARRKLEARGIEFQLNTGVTSASGTHLVTSKGEWIGTRTIVATIGNAPSKLVRELGLPLKAGKIQVDRSFRVPEVDNVWALGDCALIPMVDSPQEKSDYAPPTAQFAVREARHLVKCIHASFRGKPLKPFSYSSKGALASLGARRGVGDLMGIKISGFPAWLIWRAYYVAFLPGMSTRFRVLMNWLLDMITPRNVAQLSKPRPPGARHVLYHAGDRIYEKGNRADGVYTVVSGAVEMITEDPQTGKEYRRRLGPGEHFGMRLILGEDRRQATARAAEHTRVLILEREEVMKIADGIEDFRHHFETLIERELGHYWDWRGTSSKNDVSAVD, from the coding sequence GTGTCCGAAAAACCTCGTATCGTCGTCCTGGGCGGTGGCTTCGCCGGCATGTTCGCCGCGCGCAACCTGCGCCGGAAGCTGGGCGATAGTGCCGAGATCGAGCTGATCAACGCCGAAAATTACTTCGTCTTCCAGCCGCTCCTGCCCGAGGTTGCCGCTGGCCAGATCACCGCGCCGCACGCAGCAACCCCGCTGCGCCTATTGCTGAAGGGCGTCTTCGTGCGCAAGGCGATAGTGCACGGCATCGACTTCGAAAAACGCGAAATCACGGTCTTCCAGGGCGTGCAGCGCCGCCCGACCGTGGTGCGGTACGATCACCTGGTGCTCGCGCTCGGCCAGTCGACGGATCTTTCGATGATCACCGGCCTGTCCGAGCACGCGATGACGCTGAAGACCCTCGAGGACGGCCGGCTACTGCGCTCGCACGTGATCGAGAAGCTGGAACACGCCGAAATCACCCAGCTGCCGGAGGTCAAGCGGCAGACCCTCACCTTCACCGTGATCGGTGCCGGCTTCTCCGGCATCGAGACGGTCGGCGAGATGGCGGAGTTCATCGACCGTTCGCTCAAATACTACAAGAACGTCGACCGCTCCGAGATTCGCATCGTCGTGATCGAAATGGCGGACCGGGCGCTGGCCGAACTGCCAACCACACTCGGCACCTACGCCCGGCGCAAGCTGGAGGCCCGCGGGATCGAGTTCCAGCTCAACACCGGCGTCACGTCCGCTTCGGGCACCCACCTCGTGACCTCCAAGGGGGAATGGATCGGCACCCGCACGATCGTCGCCACGATCGGCAACGCGCCCTCGAAGCTGGTGCGCGAGCTCGGCCTGCCGCTCAAGGCTGGTAAGATCCAGGTCGACCGCTCTTTCCGGGTCCCCGAAGTGGATAACGTCTGGGCCCTGGGCGATTGCGCGCTGATCCCGATGGTCGACAGTCCGCAGGAAAAGTCCGACTACGCCCCGCCAACCGCCCAGTTCGCCGTACGCGAAGCCCGGCACTTGGTGAAATGCATCCACGCTTCTTTTCGGGGCAAGCCCCTGAAGCCGTTTTCCTACAGCTCCAAGGGCGCGCTCGCCTCGCTCGGCGCCCGTCGGGGCGTGGGCGACCTGATGGGGATCAAGATCTCCGGCTTCCCGGCCTGGCTTATCTGGCGGGCCTACTACGTCGCCTTCCTGCCGGGGATGTCGACGCGTTTCCGCGTGCTGATGAACTGGCTATTGGACATGATCACGCCGCGCAACGTCGCCCAGCTCTCCAAACCCCGCCCGCCGGGCGCGCGCCACGTGCTGTACCACGCCGGCGACCGGATCTACGAAAAGGGCAACCGGGCCGACGGTGTCTATACGGTCGTCTCCGGCGCGGTCGAGATGATCACCGAAGACCCGCAGACCGGCAAGGAGTACCGGCGCCGGCTGGGCCCCGGCGAGCACTTCGGCATGCGGTTAATCCTGGGCGAGGACCGACGCCAGGCAACCGCCCGGGCGGCCGAGCACACCCGCGTCCTGATCCTGGAGCGCGAGGAAGTGATGAAGATCGCCGACGGCATCGAGGACTTCCGCCATCACTTCGAAACGCTCATTGAACGCGAACTCGGCCATTACTGGGACTGGCGCGGGACCTCCTCGAAAAACGACGTGTCAGCGGTGGATTAA
- a CDS encoding acyl-CoA thioesterase → MTEPDRADPDSPPAITPALRTLAMPADANPNGDIFGGWVLAQMDLAGSVPATERAQGRIATVAMDAVRFHKPVLIGDLVSMYAWIDRVGRSSITVKVETWATRRTDATLVRVTEGTLVYVAIDPSGQKRQVPPGDGGVEV, encoded by the coding sequence ATGACCGAGCCCGACCGCGCCGATCCCGACTCCCCGCCCGCCATCACGCCGGCGCTGCGCACGCTTGCCATGCCGGCGGACGCCAATCCGAACGGCGACATCTTCGGCGGCTGGGTGCTGGCGCAGATGGACCTAGCTGGTTCGGTGCCCGCGACCGAGCGGGCGCAGGGGCGGATCGCCACCGTGGCGATGGACGCCGTGCGCTTCCACAAACCGGTTCTGATCGGCGATCTCGTTAGCATGTACGCCTGGATCGACCGGGTCGGGCGTAGCTCGATCACGGTCAAGGTCGAGACCTGGGCGACCCGGCGCACCGATGCCACCCTGGTGCGCGTCACCGAGGGCACGCTGGTCTATGTCGCGATCGACCCGAGCGGGCAGAAGCGGCAGGTGCCGCCCGGCGACGGCGGGGTCGAGGTGTAG
- the parE gene encoding DNA topoisomerase IV subunit B → MSDLFQTPADQNPDAYSAKDIEVLEGLEPVRRRPGMYVGGTDEKALHHLVAELLDNAMDEAVAGHANRIELALSSDPSDGATVVKVHDNGRGIPVDAHPKYTDKSALEVIFTTLHSGAKFANKAYATAGGLHGVGVSVVNALAAECTVEVARERKLYRQTFRKGTPVGKLENLGQTQNRRGTTVTFKPDPEIFGHLRFKPVSLYRMARSKAYLFKGVEIRWSCAPELIPEGERGTSCPESATLHYPGGLRDALTDLLGGRSSLTPEPFAGEAKLADDAGRVEWAVTWPADEEGFASSYCNTVPTPQGGTHEQGLKNGLLRGLKTYGEMVGNKKAQQVTGDDLLGGCAALLSAFIRNPQFQGQTKERLSTPEAAKLVEQAVKDHFDHWLAAHPERSKALLERAIERAEERQRKRKEKELNRKTATRKLRLPGKLADCARNRSDGTEVFLVEGDSAGGSAKQARNRETQAVLPLRGKILNVASASADKMKANQEVNDITQALGCGTRRTYDPDKLRYERIIIMCDADVDGAHIASLLMTFFYKEMPQLIADGRLYLAQPPLYRLSSGGTVRYARDDAHKDELLQSEFKKPEKVEISRFKGLGEMPPAQLKETTMDPKNRTLLRVTITDDETLDLEAAQEETENRVEQLMGRKPERRFAFIQDRARFVDNDALDV, encoded by the coding sequence ATGAGCGACCTTTTCCAGACTCCCGCAGATCAGAACCCCGACGCCTATTCCGCCAAGGACATCGAGGTCCTGGAGGGCCTGGAGCCGGTGCGTCGGCGCCCCGGCATGTATGTCGGCGGCACCGACGAGAAGGCGCTGCATCACCTAGTGGCCGAGCTGCTCGACAACGCCATGGACGAAGCGGTCGCCGGGCACGCCAACCGGATCGAGCTTGCCCTGAGTTCGGACCCGAGCGACGGCGCGACGGTGGTCAAGGTGCACGATAACGGCCGCGGTATCCCGGTCGACGCACACCCCAAGTACACCGACAAGTCGGCGCTGGAAGTGATCTTCACCACGCTGCACTCCGGCGCGAAGTTCGCGAACAAGGCCTACGCCACCGCCGGCGGCCTGCACGGCGTCGGTGTCAGCGTGGTCAACGCGCTCGCCGCCGAATGCACGGTCGAGGTCGCGCGCGAGCGCAAGCTCTACCGCCAGACCTTCCGCAAGGGCACGCCGGTGGGCAAGCTGGAAAACCTGGGCCAGACCCAGAACCGCCGCGGCACCACCGTCACCTTCAAGCCGGACCCGGAGATCTTCGGTCACCTGCGCTTCAAGCCGGTCTCGCTCTACCGGATGGCGCGCTCCAAGGCCTACCTGTTCAAGGGCGTGGAGATCCGCTGGTCCTGCGCGCCCGAGCTGATCCCGGAGGGCGAGCGCGGCACCAGTTGTCCGGAAAGCGCGACCCTGCACTACCCCGGCGGTCTGCGCGACGCCTTGACCGACCTCCTGGGCGGGCGCAGCAGCCTGACCCCGGAGCCGTTCGCGGGCGAGGCCAAGCTGGCCGACGACGCGGGCCGCGTGGAATGGGCGGTCACTTGGCCGGCCGACGAGGAAGGCTTCGCCTCCTCCTACTGCAACACCGTGCCGACGCCCCAGGGCGGCACCCACGAGCAGGGCCTGAAGAACGGCCTGCTGCGGGGGCTGAAGACCTATGGCGAGATGGTCGGCAACAAGAAGGCGCAGCAGGTCACGGGCGACGATCTGCTGGGCGGCTGCGCGGCGCTGCTGTCGGCCTTCATCCGCAACCCGCAGTTCCAGGGCCAGACCAAGGAGCGGCTGTCGACCCCGGAAGCCGCGAAGCTGGTCGAGCAGGCGGTCAAGGATCACTTCGACCACTGGCTGGCCGCGCATCCCGAGCGCAGCAAGGCGCTACTGGAACGCGCGATCGAGCGGGCGGAGGAGCGCCAGCGCAAGCGCAAGGAAAAGGAACTCAACCGCAAGACCGCGACCCGCAAGCTGCGCCTGCCCGGCAAGCTGGCGGACTGCGCGCGCAACCGCTCCGACGGCACCGAGGTGTTCCTGGTCGAGGGCGACAGCGCCGGCGGCTCCGCCAAGCAGGCGCGCAACCGGGAGACCCAGGCGGTGTTGCCGCTGCGCGGCAAGATCCTGAACGTCGCCAGCGCCTCGGCCGACAAGATGAAGGCCAACCAGGAGGTCAACGACATCACCCAGGCGCTCGGCTGCGGCACGCGCCGGACCTATGACCCCGACAAGCTGCGCTATGAGCGGATCATCATCATGTGCGACGCCGACGTCGACGGCGCCCACATCGCCAGCCTGCTGATGACCTTCTTCTACAAGGAAATGCCGCAGCTGATCGCCGACGGGCGTCTGTACCTCGCGCAGCCGCCGCTCTACCGCCTGTCATCCGGCGGCACGGTGCGCTACGCCCGCGACGACGCGCACAAGGACGAGTTGCTGCAGTCCGAGTTCAAGAAGCCGGAGAAGGTCGAAATCAGCCGCTTCAAGGGCCTGGGCGAGATGCCGCCGGCGCAGCTCAAGGAAACCACGATGGACCCGAAGAACCGCACGCTGCTTCGGGTCACGATCACCGACGACGAGACGCTCGACCTGGAAGCCGCACAGGAAGAGACCGAGAACCGCGTCGAGCAGTTGATGGGCCGCAAGCCCGAACGGCGTTTCGCCTTCATCCAGGATCGCGCCCGCTTCGTCGACAACGACGCGCTGGATGTTTAA
- a CDS encoding LysR family transcriptional regulator produces the protein MTITHRQMQAFVAVAETRSFRAAGERINLSQPALSLAIKSLEERLGGPLIDRDSRAFELTREGAAFYPAAARLLADWDVAVEDVRSLFEMQRGRVTLGALPSLAAGKMPAVLAAYSARYPRIDVEMFDVIADRILALVREGRADFGLSVRPQREPEVAFEPLFTESFVVVHPPEHAVADTAQVTARDLIRHPFIALSRASSVRKAFDRAVAEADLGVRPVIEVEQLSTAATLVAQGRGLTAVPEACLPLMRVHGLHARPLIEPQVEREIGVLTARGRSLSVAAASLLEDTQAALRG, from the coding sequence ATGACCATCACGCATCGGCAGATGCAGGCTTTCGTCGCGGTTGCCGAAACGCGGTCCTTCCGCGCCGCTGGGGAGCGCATCAACCTGTCGCAGCCGGCGCTTAGTTTGGCGATCAAAAGCCTGGAAGAGCGTCTGGGCGGTCCGCTGATCGACCGGGACAGCCGCGCTTTCGAACTGACCCGCGAGGGCGCGGCCTTCTATCCCGCGGCCGCACGGCTGCTGGCGGACTGGGACGTCGCGGTCGAGGACGTACGCAGTCTGTTCGAGATGCAGCGGGGCCGAGTGACGCTGGGGGCCTTGCCAAGCCTCGCTGCCGGCAAGATGCCGGCTGTGCTCGCTGCCTATTCCGCCCGGTATCCGCGTATCGACGTGGAGATGTTCGACGTTATCGCCGATCGCATTCTGGCGCTGGTGCGCGAGGGGCGGGCCGACTTTGGCCTATCGGTACGGCCGCAGCGCGAGCCCGAGGTGGCGTTCGAACCGCTGTTCACCGAATCATTTGTGGTCGTGCACCCGCCGGAACATGCGGTTGCGGACACAGCGCAGGTCACCGCGCGGGACCTGATCCGGCATCCCTTCATCGCGCTCAGCCGGGCGTCGAGCGTGCGCAAGGCATTCGACCGGGCGGTGGCGGAGGCGGATCTCGGCGTACGCCCGGTGATCGAGGTGGAGCAGCTGTCCACGGCCGCGACCTTGGTGGCCCAGGGCCGCGGCTTGACGGCGGTGCCGGAGGCCTGCCTGCCGCTGATGCGGGTGCATGGCCTGCACGCGCGCCCGCTTATTGAGCCGCAGGTCGAACGCGAGATCGGTGTGCTGACCGCGCGCGGGCGGTCGCTGTCGGTCGCCGCCGCGTCGCTGCTGGAAGACACCCAGGCGGCGTTGCGCGGTTGA
- a CDS encoding acyclic terpene utilization AtuA family protein — protein sequence MAKRLLVGCGAGFSGDRTDAAVPVVREMLHRREPAVLFFECLGERTLALAHLRRRQDLRAGHEPLLEDMLQPVLGDCLAGGIAIVGNFGAANPREAARRIARLADVAGFSNARIAVVEGDDVTHLVRAGALEALGIDQGLDDRPLICANAYLGAEPIARALSEGAQVVVTGRVADPAMVVGPAVQHFGWSWSDTDRIAAGTLAGHLLECGSQVSGGYFADPGMKDVPDPANIGFPIAEIAEDGGIVITKPADTGGLVTPATVKEQLLYEIHDPAAYLTPDVVLDITGVDVTPVGLDRIAVSGACGHPRPDRLKVTVSVEGGWLGEGEISYAGPNARARAQLAIDILKARVPEGLRVRGDLIGVTSVFGAEDGSTNTPDTAAEDVRARIAVEAPTRELAERAVREVTALLCCGPAAGGGARTQVRQRVNTWSATAPRSEVESGVQVITQGAQQWAETVDA from the coding sequence ATGGCAAAACGCCTGTTGGTCGGATGCGGCGCTGGGTTTTCCGGCGACCGTACGGACGCAGCGGTCCCGGTGGTTCGGGAAATGCTGCATCGCCGCGAACCGGCCGTGCTGTTTTTCGAATGCTTGGGCGAACGCACGCTCGCGCTGGCGCACTTGCGTCGGCGCCAGGATTTGCGCGCCGGCCATGAACCGCTGCTGGAAGATATGCTGCAGCCGGTTCTGGGCGACTGCCTGGCCGGCGGGATCGCGATCGTCGGCAACTTCGGCGCTGCCAACCCGCGTGAGGCCGCCCGCCGGATCGCCCGCCTTGCCGATGTGGCCGGCTTTTCCAATGCCCGGATCGCCGTTGTCGAGGGCGACGACGTCACCCACTTGGTGCGCGCCGGTGCGCTGGAAGCGTTGGGCATCGACCAAGGTCTGGATGACCGCCCGCTGATCTGCGCCAACGCGTACCTCGGTGCCGAGCCGATCGCCCGGGCACTCAGCGAAGGCGCCCAGGTGGTGGTGACCGGGCGCGTCGCCGACCCCGCCATGGTGGTCGGCCCTGCCGTCCAACACTTCGGGTGGTCCTGGAGCGATACCGACCGGATCGCAGCCGGCACGCTTGCCGGCCACCTGCTGGAATGCGGGTCGCAGGTCAGCGGCGGCTATTTCGCCGATCCCGGGATGAAGGACGTCCCGGACCCGGCCAACATCGGCTTCCCGATCGCCGAGATTGCCGAGGACGGCGGCATCGTCATCACCAAGCCAGCCGACACCGGCGGCCTGGTGACGCCGGCGACCGTGAAGGAGCAACTGCTCTACGAAATCCATGACCCGGCCGCCTACCTGACCCCCGACGTGGTACTCGACATCACGGGGGTGGATGTTACTCCGGTGGGCCTGGACCGTATTGCCGTAAGCGGCGCCTGCGGCCACCCACGGCCCGACCGGCTCAAGGTGACGGTAAGCGTCGAAGGCGGCTGGCTCGGCGAAGGCGAGATTTCCTATGCCGGCCCCAATGCCCGCGCCCGCGCCCAGTTGGCCATCGACATCCTCAAAGCCCGGGTGCCCGAAGGCTTGCGTGTGCGCGGCGACCTGATCGGCGTCACCAGCGTATTCGGCGCCGAAGATGGCTCCACGAACACACCCGATACCGCGGCCGAGGACGTCCGCGCCCGGATCGCCGTGGAGGCGCCGACGCGGGAACTGGCGGAGCGTGCGGTCCGCGAAGTCACGGCGCTTTTGTGCTGTGGCCCGGCAGCCGGCGGCGGCGCCCGGACGCAGGTGCGCCAACGGGTCAATACCTGGTCGGCGACGGCGCCGCGAAGCGAGGTCGAATCCGGGGTCCAGGTGATCACGCAAGGAGCCCAACAATGGGCGGAGACGGTCGATGCCTGA
- a CDS encoding AtuA-related protein, which translates to MPEIALHRLAHGRAGDKGNRLNVSVIAYDPANYELLRAQVTAERVRTAFADRRPSQVQRYELPHLAALNFVLDDVLEGGVNRSLNLDTHGKTLSFRVLALTIDVPNEHRTTKNDSGGNS; encoded by the coding sequence ATGCCTGAAATCGCACTACACCGCTTGGCGCACGGACGCGCCGGCGACAAGGGCAACCGCCTCAACGTCAGCGTGATCGCCTATGATCCCGCCAACTACGAGCTGCTGCGCGCGCAGGTGACGGCCGAACGGGTGCGTACGGCCTTCGCCGATCGCCGGCCGTCGCAGGTGCAGCGTTACGAACTGCCGCATCTCGCGGCCCTGAACTTCGTGCTCGACGATGTCCTGGAAGGCGGCGTGAACCGCAGCCTGAACCTGGACACCCATGGCAAGACGCTATCGTTCCGCGTGCTTGCCTTAACCATCGATGTCCCAAACGAACATCGTACAACCAAGAACGATTCTGGAGGTAATTCATGA
- a CDS encoding TAXI family TRAP transporter solute-binding subunit, whose translation MKRTMLAATAAAAIAFTGAAAQAQDDQQLLIGSTSSSSSHYGYFVAATQLINENVDGVSASVVETGATVDNLRRISRGQVDLGLVTTNIGYQAYAGTNKFEGRPVDTRLLWVYAVAPQNVVVRKDSGLDGLADLEGVRFNPGIRGSATEATSEAVLETLGIQPDYVRGSTSDIVASIKDGRLAGYVKSGVGDKLDGSSLDIATFTDIEVLGLSDAQKETLREEMPDVSLVSVPKGAGPDIGAFDTWAFGVGVVARTDLDPEVAYQITKAINEHVPQQASAFASLKGKDIGEMTMPLATVPLHPGAIRYYEEAGYDIPSKARPE comes from the coding sequence ATGAAGCGCACGATGCTCGCCGCCACGGCGGCAGCCGCCATCGCCTTCACCGGGGCGGCGGCACAGGCCCAAGACGACCAGCAGTTGCTGATTGGGTCGACCTCGTCCTCGTCCAGCCACTATGGCTACTTCGTCGCCGCCACCCAGCTGATCAACGAGAACGTCGACGGCGTCTCCGCCTCCGTCGTCGAGACGGGCGCCACGGTCGACAACCTGCGACGCATTTCCCGCGGTCAGGTCGACCTCGGCCTGGTCACCACGAACATCGGCTACCAAGCCTACGCCGGCACCAATAAGTTCGAGGGCCGGCCGGTCGATACCCGTCTGCTCTGGGTCTACGCGGTCGCGCCGCAGAACGTCGTGGTCCGGAAGGACTCCGGGCTGGACGGACTTGCGGATCTTGAGGGCGTGCGCTTCAACCCGGGCATCCGCGGCTCCGCCACCGAGGCGACCTCGGAAGCCGTGCTCGAAACGCTGGGCATCCAGCCGGACTACGTGCGCGGGTCGACCTCCGACATCGTGGCCTCGATCAAGGACGGCCGGCTTGCCGGCTACGTCAAGTCTGGCGTTGGCGACAAGCTTGACGGATCCTCGCTGGACATCGCGACCTTCACCGACATCGAGGTGCTCGGCCTGAGCGACGCGCAGAAGGAAACGCTGCGTGAGGAGATGCCGGACGTTTCGCTGGTGAGCGTACCGAAGGGCGCAGGCCCGGACATCGGCGCGTTCGACACTTGGGCGTTCGGCGTCGGTGTGGTCGCGCGAACCGATCTGGACCCGGAGGTCGCCTATCAGATCACCAAGGCGATCAACGAACACGTGCCGCAGCAGGCCAGCGCCTTCGCTTCGCTGAAGGGCAAGGACATCGGTGAGATGACGATGCCGCTGGCGACCGTGCCGCTGCACCCCGGCGCGATCCGCTACTACGAGGAAGCCGGCTACGATATCCCCAGCAAGGCCCGGCCTGAGTAG